One Hypomesus transpacificus isolate Combined female chromosome 21, fHypTra1, whole genome shotgun sequence genomic window, TGGTTGTGCTCCCAGTTAGGTAAGTGCTTTTAGTACATCTATATGGCTCGGTTCCACCATGGTTCTGCAGCATAAAGGTGGAGTTGGATGTAGATTTCACAACAAAGTCGTTGCCCCTTTGCTTCTTACAGCCACTAACAGCAGGAAAGGGTTCTTGAGATGAAACTCTGTTCATTTGGAGAGAGTACATGCCACTAATTCCAGGGGCCAACAGTGAATTTGTGGCAATGTTGGGATTCCTTGGTTGTGCCGGCAGATTTGGGGGATTTACTTTGTAAGTGCTACGACTTGGAAGGACGCTGGCAGGTTTTTGGTTTTGTACCTGACTGGTTGGCTGAAAGTACTTGATAGGAGGGTCCTCCACACTCTGTACCTGGCTCTCAAGATCTTCACACAGTTCACACAGCAGGTCATCGTCACCATCTTTGTCGTCCCAAACATCGTCCAAGGCAAAGAAAGAATCCAGGTCATCCTCAGGAATACAGTTGTCGTAACTGAAGGCTGAACTGTCTTCTTTATTCACTTCCTTCTCTTCTGGCTTTTGACTTGAATTAGTCTGAGAAGGTTTTGCTGGACAAGAGTTGGTGGAAGTAGATGTGCTGGTAGGAGTCCATGTACTTTGATAAAACAATGGTGCTTGCGGCCCTGGTTTTATTCCATTTGAATGGAGCTCCATGGTTTGCTTACCGTGGGAACCAGCTACTGTAGAAATCACATTTGCATGTGAAAGAGCACTTGATTTACATTGTTGAACTTCCCTGTACTTCCCTGGTTTGACCAACTCTGAAGCAGACTCTATCTTTGCTGGTGCCTCTGTGAAGATATTGACTTGGATATGAGGATTCGCTTCAAGCCTGAAGGTTGTTCTGTTTCTCACAGCATTAACTGGCTTTTCCGACACAGCTGGTTGGAGATCACTTTTTTCTTTCTGTAACCTCTGACATTCATTATTGACTATCGTTGAAGGAGGACGAATACTGGTTTTAGATTCATTTGATCCTCTTTGTAGTGAACTATGCTTAAAAGGGGCAGAGCCAAGATCATTTTGGGTCATCTCAAAAACAAATGATTCATCCAGCAAATCATCATTCTCCCAGTCATCGTCAAAATCCCCATGCATCGATCCATGTTTGACATGAGGCGAAGTACTGACAGGTGGCACAACACTAGGTCCTGAATTGGTATCTTTCCCAGGAATAACTTTGGAGAATGCAGTTGGAACCGTCTTCATTTCCAACGACCGAGCTAGAGAATTCTGACTAAAATTGCCACTTATGCGTTGAGATGGCCCATCGAACAGAAAATTCAAGTCATCCTCCATATCTTGATCTGGTGGTAACAGGACTGAAGACTCTCTTACATTTGTTTGTAGAGCTGATGGTGCCTTTTCAGGGGCTCTTTTACTTAGTAATAGTGAAGGCTGGCACTTTTCACCATCAAAATTAAACATGTCTGAAATAACACTCTCATTGTGTATCTGAACATGCTCTTCATCTTGCCGTAACATGTTAAAATCAAACTGTTTTGCCAGCTTAATGAGGTCATCTACTCCATTTTGCCTGTGTAAAAATTGAAATAATAAGGCACTTTAACATCATTTGAACCTGGTCAAGATCTTGAAAGATCAGTATCTCAATATGTATTAGGAATATAACTCACCTTGGGGATTTCCTTTTGAGCTTTGGCTGCTCTACTTCAGGAGTGCAGGATATGGCACTGTCTCCTATCCACTGTTGCAAAGATGACTCAGGAACCACAGGTCTCCCCTGCTACAGGAAAGAGAACCCACTGACCACATGACTGCATGTATTGTTTTGACAGTTTTACAGATTAGAGATTTTTCAGTTCTCCTCTATTGGCCCAAAAAGGTGAAGTTGTATTGGGTTGCCTCTTGGTATGAAATTATCTGTATAAATAAAGGTGGATTTTGACATTTGATTGTGACCATATGCTTTTAGACATCATCATCAGCAATGCCTATCATAAGCAAACAGATCTCTTATAATATGATTAATAGGAGATATATATAGGATATTATAGAAACTATCCTATAACAAGATTAGCCTATATCTCCaatattattttaaataataTGTACTACATGTGGTCTCATTCAAGGAATAAAGCATGCATTTGGTATCCAAACCTTGGGAGCAATCCTGTTGACAATATCTGAGATGTTAACGATTCCAACATTTGCAGAATACTTCTTGCCTTTTCTGTCT contains:
- the etaa1a gene encoding ewing's tumor-associated antigen 1 isoform X2 — protein: MTERKKYSGTTTSVTASTGVKCEVDISTAKTQTTRLRRSLRQTQRQPPPDSPNYCHNVFKTPTRVSRSRYTYAESPQNESELQQDIIWDATSPSPIRADRKGKKYSANVGIVNISDIVNRIAPKGRPVVPESSLQQWIGDSAISCTPEVEQPKLKRKSPRQNGVDDLIKLAKQFDFNMLRQDEEHVQIHNESVISDMFNFDGEKCQPSLLLSKRAPEKAPSALQTNVRESSVLLPPDQDMEDDLNFLFDGPSQRISGNFSQNSLARSLEMKTVPTAFSKVIPGKDTNSGPSVVPPVSTSPHVKHGSMHGDFDDDWENDDLLDESFVFEMTQNDLGSAPFKHSSLQRGSNESKTSIRPPSTIVNNECQRLQKEKSDLQPAVSEKPVNAVRNRTTFRLEANPHIQVNIFTEAPAKIESASELVKPGKYREVQQCKSSALSHANVISTVAGSHGKQTMELHSNGIKPGPQAPLFYQSTWTPTSTSTSTNSCPAKPSQTNSSQKPEEKEVNKEDSSAFSYDNCIPEDDLDSFFALDDVWDDKDGDDDLLCELCEDLESQVQSVEDPPIKYFQPTSQVQNQKPASVLPSRSTYKVNPPNLPAQPRNPNIATNSLLAPGISGMYSLQMNRVSSQEPFPAVSGCKKQRGNDFVVKSTSNSTFMLQNHGGTEPYRCTKSTYLTGSTTNRQWLGNETRTVSAARLNASENSGQFTFKKPSGCVSSSVTSSTTNTKVILGIQPEKDEKCSVAEIEQKKQQAIARRRQRMQAAQNLSAPPLSNLQAHEIQLKHSKVFQN
- the etaa1a gene encoding ewing's tumor-associated antigen 1 isoform X1 → MTERKKYSGTTTSVTASTGVKCEVDISTAKTQTTRLRRSLRQTQRQPPPDSPNYCHNVFKTPTRVSRSRYTYAESPQNESELQQDIIWDATSPSPIRADRKGKKYSANVGIVNISDIVNRIAPKQGRPVVPESSLQQWIGDSAISCTPEVEQPKLKRKSPRQNGVDDLIKLAKQFDFNMLRQDEEHVQIHNESVISDMFNFDGEKCQPSLLLSKRAPEKAPSALQTNVRESSVLLPPDQDMEDDLNFLFDGPSQRISGNFSQNSLARSLEMKTVPTAFSKVIPGKDTNSGPSVVPPVSTSPHVKHGSMHGDFDDDWENDDLLDESFVFEMTQNDLGSAPFKHSSLQRGSNESKTSIRPPSTIVNNECQRLQKEKSDLQPAVSEKPVNAVRNRTTFRLEANPHIQVNIFTEAPAKIESASELVKPGKYREVQQCKSSALSHANVISTVAGSHGKQTMELHSNGIKPGPQAPLFYQSTWTPTSTSTSTNSCPAKPSQTNSSQKPEEKEVNKEDSSAFSYDNCIPEDDLDSFFALDDVWDDKDGDDDLLCELCEDLESQVQSVEDPPIKYFQPTSQVQNQKPASVLPSRSTYKVNPPNLPAQPRNPNIATNSLLAPGISGMYSLQMNRVSSQEPFPAVSGCKKQRGNDFVVKSTSNSTFMLQNHGGTEPYRCTKSTYLTGSTTNRQWLGNETRTVSAARLNASENSGQFTFKKPSGCVSSSVTSSTTNTKVILGIQPEKDEKCSVAEIEQKKQQAIARRRQRMQAAQNLSAPPLSNLQAHEIQLKHSKVFQN